The Erythrolamprus reginae isolate rEryReg1 chromosome 3, rEryReg1.hap1, whole genome shotgun sequence genome contains a region encoding:
- the TADA1 gene encoding transcriptional adapter 1 isoform X4 produces the protein MYWANLKLWFKQKISKEEFDLEARNLLTQDNVHFHNDFLLAILTRCQILVSAPEGAGSLPWTGGSAPKPGKPKGKKKFSSVRQKFDHRFQAQNPLSGAQQFVAKDPQEDDDLKLCSHTMMLPTWGQLEGRMIVTAYEHGLDNVTEEAVTVVVYAVEHLKDILSSVISRRKAYRVRDGHFKYAFGSNVNPQPYLKNSVIAYNNLTECPPTYLAPPPGQNLASHLPPDDAEQQAALLLACSGDTSPATLPPVNMYDLFEALQIHREVVPAHTVYALNIERIILKLWHPNHEELQQDKIHRQRLAAKEGLLMC, from the exons GTACTGGGCTAATCTGAAACTATGGTTTAAGCAAAAGATCAGCaaagaagagtttgatctggaaGCTCGGAATCTCCTCACTCAAGACAATG TCCATTTTCACAATGACTTCTTGCTAGCTATTCTTACACGATGTCAAATCTTGGTTTCTGCACCAG AAGGTGCTGGCTCTCTGCCTTGGACAGGAGGTTCTGCGCCGAAACCTGGCAAGCCTAAAGGGAAGAAAAAATTTTCTTCGGTTAGGCAGAAGTTTGAT CACCGGTTCCAGGCCCAGAATCCCTTGTCTGGAGCTCAGCAGTTTGTGGCAAAAGATCCCCAAGAAGATGATGACTTGAAGCTTTGTTCACACACAATGATGCTTCCCACTTGGGGCCAGCTCGAGGGAAGGATGATTGTCACTGCTTATGAGCATGGCTTGGATAATGTCACCGAAGAAGCAGTTACAGTTGTTGTCTATGCTGTAGAG CATCTTAAGGATATCCTTTCCTCTGTAATATCAAGAAGAAAGGCTTACCGTGTAAGGGATGGTCACTTCAAATATGCCTTTGGAAGCAATGTCAATCCACAGCCGTACCTGAAGAATAGTGTCATTGCTTATAATAACTTAACTGAATG CCCTCCTACCTACTTGGCTCCCCCACCTGGTCAAAACCTTGCTTCCCATCTACCACCTGATGATGCAGAGCAACAAGCAGCCCTCCTTTTGGCCTGTTCCGGGGACACCTCACCAGCAACCCTTCCCCCAGTGAACATGTATGATCTCTTTGAGGCACTGCAG ATCCACCGGGAAGTGGTTCCAGCCCATACTGTCTATGCTCTCAACATTGAAAGGATCATCCTGAAACTCTGGCATCCAAACCATGAGGAGCTTCAGCAAGACAAAATCCATCGGCAGAGGTTGGCTGCGAAGGAAGGCCTCCTAATGTGCTAA
- the TADA1 gene encoding transcriptional adapter 1 isoform X1, producing the protein MATYVSELEVAKKNLSEALGENVKQYWANLKLWFKQKISKEEFDLEARNLLTQDNVHFHNDFLLAILTRCQILVSAPEGAGSLPWTGGSAPKPGKPKGKKKFSSVRQKFDHRFQAQNPLSGAQQFVAKDPQEDDDLKLCSHTMMLPTWGQLEGRMIVTAYEHGLDNVTEEAVTVVVYAVEKHLKDILSSVISRRKAYRVRDGHFKYAFGSNVNPQPYLKNSVIAYNNLTECPPTYLAPPPGQNLASHLPPDDAEQQAALLLACSGDTSPATLPPVNMYDLFEALQIHREVVPAHTVYALNIERIILKLWHPNHEELQQDKIHRQRLAAKEGLLMC; encoded by the exons GTACTGGGCTAATCTGAAACTATGGTTTAAGCAAAAGATCAGCaaagaagagtttgatctggaaGCTCGGAATCTCCTCACTCAAGACAATG TCCATTTTCACAATGACTTCTTGCTAGCTATTCTTACACGATGTCAAATCTTGGTTTCTGCACCAG AAGGTGCTGGCTCTCTGCCTTGGACAGGAGGTTCTGCGCCGAAACCTGGCAAGCCTAAAGGGAAGAAAAAATTTTCTTCGGTTAGGCAGAAGTTTGAT CACCGGTTCCAGGCCCAGAATCCCTTGTCTGGAGCTCAGCAGTTTGTGGCAAAAGATCCCCAAGAAGATGATGACTTGAAGCTTTGTTCACACACAATGATGCTTCCCACTTGGGGCCAGCTCGAGGGAAGGATGATTGTCACTGCTTATGAGCATGGCTTGGATAATGTCACCGAAGAAGCAGTTACAGTTGTTGTCTATGCTGTAGAG AAGCATCTTAAGGATATCCTTTCCTCTGTAATATCAAGAAGAAAGGCTTACCGTGTAAGGGATGGTCACTTCAAATATGCCTTTGGAAGCAATGTCAATCCACAGCCGTACCTGAAGAATAGTGTCATTGCTTATAATAACTTAACTGAATG CCCTCCTACCTACTTGGCTCCCCCACCTGGTCAAAACCTTGCTTCCCATCTACCACCTGATGATGCAGAGCAACAAGCAGCCCTCCTTTTGGCCTGTTCCGGGGACACCTCACCAGCAACCCTTCCCCCAGTGAACATGTATGATCTCTTTGAGGCACTGCAG ATCCACCGGGAAGTGGTTCCAGCCCATACTGTCTATGCTCTCAACATTGAAAGGATCATCCTGAAACTCTGGCATCCAAACCATGAGGAGCTTCAGCAAGACAAAATCCATCGGCAGAGGTTGGCTGCGAAGGAAGGCCTCCTAATGTGCTAA
- the TADA1 gene encoding transcriptional adapter 1 isoform X3 produces the protein MYWANLKLWFKQKISKEEFDLEARNLLTQDNVHFHNDFLLAILTRCQILVSAPEGAGSLPWTGGSAPKPGKPKGKKKFSSVRQKFDHRFQAQNPLSGAQQFVAKDPQEDDDLKLCSHTMMLPTWGQLEGRMIVTAYEHGLDNVTEEAVTVVVYAVEKHLKDILSSVISRRKAYRVRDGHFKYAFGSNVNPQPYLKNSVIAYNNLTECPPTYLAPPPGQNLASHLPPDDAEQQAALLLACSGDTSPATLPPVNMYDLFEALQIHREVVPAHTVYALNIERIILKLWHPNHEELQQDKIHRQRLAAKEGLLMC, from the exons GTACTGGGCTAATCTGAAACTATGGTTTAAGCAAAAGATCAGCaaagaagagtttgatctggaaGCTCGGAATCTCCTCACTCAAGACAATG TCCATTTTCACAATGACTTCTTGCTAGCTATTCTTACACGATGTCAAATCTTGGTTTCTGCACCAG AAGGTGCTGGCTCTCTGCCTTGGACAGGAGGTTCTGCGCCGAAACCTGGCAAGCCTAAAGGGAAGAAAAAATTTTCTTCGGTTAGGCAGAAGTTTGAT CACCGGTTCCAGGCCCAGAATCCCTTGTCTGGAGCTCAGCAGTTTGTGGCAAAAGATCCCCAAGAAGATGATGACTTGAAGCTTTGTTCACACACAATGATGCTTCCCACTTGGGGCCAGCTCGAGGGAAGGATGATTGTCACTGCTTATGAGCATGGCTTGGATAATGTCACCGAAGAAGCAGTTACAGTTGTTGTCTATGCTGTAGAG AAGCATCTTAAGGATATCCTTTCCTCTGTAATATCAAGAAGAAAGGCTTACCGTGTAAGGGATGGTCACTTCAAATATGCCTTTGGAAGCAATGTCAATCCACAGCCGTACCTGAAGAATAGTGTCATTGCTTATAATAACTTAACTGAATG CCCTCCTACCTACTTGGCTCCCCCACCTGGTCAAAACCTTGCTTCCCATCTACCACCTGATGATGCAGAGCAACAAGCAGCCCTCCTTTTGGCCTGTTCCGGGGACACCTCACCAGCAACCCTTCCCCCAGTGAACATGTATGATCTCTTTGAGGCACTGCAG ATCCACCGGGAAGTGGTTCCAGCCCATACTGTCTATGCTCTCAACATTGAAAGGATCATCCTGAAACTCTGGCATCCAAACCATGAGGAGCTTCAGCAAGACAAAATCCATCGGCAGAGGTTGGCTGCGAAGGAAGGCCTCCTAATGTGCTAA
- the TADA1 gene encoding transcriptional adapter 1 isoform X2: MATYVSELEVAKKNLSEALGENVKQYWANLKLWFKQKISKEEFDLEARNLLTQDNVHFHNDFLLAILTRCQILVSAPEGAGSLPWTGGSAPKPGKPKGKKKFSSVRQKFDHRFQAQNPLSGAQQFVAKDPQEDDDLKLCSHTMMLPTWGQLEGRMIVTAYEHGLDNVTEEAVTVVVYAVEHLKDILSSVISRRKAYRVRDGHFKYAFGSNVNPQPYLKNSVIAYNNLTECPPTYLAPPPGQNLASHLPPDDAEQQAALLLACSGDTSPATLPPVNMYDLFEALQIHREVVPAHTVYALNIERIILKLWHPNHEELQQDKIHRQRLAAKEGLLMC; this comes from the exons GTACTGGGCTAATCTGAAACTATGGTTTAAGCAAAAGATCAGCaaagaagagtttgatctggaaGCTCGGAATCTCCTCACTCAAGACAATG TCCATTTTCACAATGACTTCTTGCTAGCTATTCTTACACGATGTCAAATCTTGGTTTCTGCACCAG AAGGTGCTGGCTCTCTGCCTTGGACAGGAGGTTCTGCGCCGAAACCTGGCAAGCCTAAAGGGAAGAAAAAATTTTCTTCGGTTAGGCAGAAGTTTGAT CACCGGTTCCAGGCCCAGAATCCCTTGTCTGGAGCTCAGCAGTTTGTGGCAAAAGATCCCCAAGAAGATGATGACTTGAAGCTTTGTTCACACACAATGATGCTTCCCACTTGGGGCCAGCTCGAGGGAAGGATGATTGTCACTGCTTATGAGCATGGCTTGGATAATGTCACCGAAGAAGCAGTTACAGTTGTTGTCTATGCTGTAGAG CATCTTAAGGATATCCTTTCCTCTGTAATATCAAGAAGAAAGGCTTACCGTGTAAGGGATGGTCACTTCAAATATGCCTTTGGAAGCAATGTCAATCCACAGCCGTACCTGAAGAATAGTGTCATTGCTTATAATAACTTAACTGAATG CCCTCCTACCTACTTGGCTCCCCCACCTGGTCAAAACCTTGCTTCCCATCTACCACCTGATGATGCAGAGCAACAAGCAGCCCTCCTTTTGGCCTGTTCCGGGGACACCTCACCAGCAACCCTTCCCCCAGTGAACATGTATGATCTCTTTGAGGCACTGCAG ATCCACCGGGAAGTGGTTCCAGCCCATACTGTCTATGCTCTCAACATTGAAAGGATCATCCTGAAACTCTGGCATCCAAACCATGAGGAGCTTCAGCAAGACAAAATCCATCGGCAGAGGTTGGCTGCGAAGGAAGGCCTCCTAATGTGCTAA